The following are encoded together in the Acidicapsa ligni genome:
- a CDS encoding F0F1 ATP synthase subunit gamma codes for MASVLDLRRRIRSVKSTRQITKAMKMVSAARLRRAQARAMAARPYAQMITSVLESLIRRIEIIDPETGIIRHPLFISRPEKRVLVIVVSGDRGFAGAFNGNILKAAHLYIAGNDGKEIDVESIGRKATDAFKRRYPAAVYSEKQVENPADGANITEKVRERKGGIEVVGDHVGMLEKLSVNSVFELAQDVIRRYVREEIDACYIVYNEFKSVIQQRVVTERLLPLIEIGMRDIAASIEPSKEEREQAAHAAMTSGISLEEEDTKEKDAEAKKFGTADVDYIYDESPEELFNGLLPQYISAMLFHALAESVAAEHAARMTAMDSATNNASEMIDSYTLQMNRLRQAAITKEIIEIVSGAAAV; via the coding sequence ATGGCAAGTGTACTCGATCTAAGACGGCGCATTCGCAGTGTGAAGAGCACGCGGCAGATCACCAAGGCCATGAAGATGGTTTCGGCGGCCCGGCTGCGTCGCGCGCAGGCGCGGGCGATGGCGGCACGACCGTATGCGCAGATGATTACGAGCGTGCTCGAGTCATTGATTCGGCGCATTGAAATCATTGACCCTGAGACGGGAATTATTCGTCATCCGCTGTTTATTTCGCGACCGGAAAAACGGGTGCTGGTGATTGTGGTCAGCGGTGATCGTGGATTTGCCGGTGCGTTCAACGGAAATATTCTCAAAGCGGCTCATCTCTATATCGCGGGCAACGACGGTAAGGAAATCGATGTAGAGTCGATCGGACGCAAGGCTACGGATGCGTTCAAACGGCGTTATCCTGCGGCTGTTTACAGTGAGAAGCAGGTTGAAAATCCCGCAGATGGCGCGAACATCACGGAGAAGGTTCGTGAGCGCAAGGGCGGCATTGAAGTTGTAGGCGATCATGTCGGCATGTTGGAAAAGCTGAGCGTGAACAGCGTCTTCGAACTGGCGCAGGATGTGATTCGGCGCTATGTGCGCGAAGAGATTGACGCCTGCTACATCGTGTACAACGAGTTCAAATCGGTCATCCAGCAGCGCGTGGTTACGGAGCGGTTGCTGCCACTGATCGAGATTGGCATGCGTGACATTGCCGCTTCGATTGAACCGTCGAAGGAAGAGCGCGAGCAGGCTGCACATGCCGCGATGACTTCGGGCATTTCGCTTGAAGAAGAGGACACGAAAGAGAAGGACGCGGAAGCCAAAAAGTTTGGTACGGCAGACGTGGACTACATCTATGACGAGTCCCCGGAAGAATTGTTCAACGGTTTGTTGCCGCAGTATATTTCCGCGATGCTGTTTCATGCATTGGCGGAATCCGTGGCGGCAGAACATGCAGCGCGAATGACGGCAATGGATTCGGCAACGAACAATGCGAGTGAGATGATCGATTCGTATACGTTGCAGATGAATCGGTTGCGCCAGGCGGCAATTACCAAGGAAATTATCGAGATTGTGAGCGGGGCTGCGGCGGTTTAA
- the hfq gene encoding RNA chaperone Hfq, whose product MDNKPAQNIQDTFLNTVRKDKTPITIYLVSGVKLTGKIRSFDKYSVLLENNSQEQLIFKHAISTVVSNRSVLHTPEHRAPGQGPGAPLTPASSVGAPATGGGASAANPQANHS is encoded by the coding sequence ATGGATAACAAGCCGGCACAAAACATTCAGGATACATTCCTGAACACCGTTCGGAAGGACAAGACACCGATCACGATTTATCTGGTGAGCGGCGTCAAGTTAACCGGTAAGATTCGTTCTTTCGACAAGTATTCGGTGTTGCTCGAGAACAACAGCCAGGAGCAGTTGATCTTCAAGCACGCCATTTCTACAGTTGTCAGCAACCGTAGTGTGCTGCATACGCCGGAACATCGGGCGCCAGGGCAAGGGCCTGGTGCGCCGTTGACTCCAGCCTCCAGCGTGGGTGCGCCCGCGACAGGTGGTGGTGCGTCGGCAGCCAATCCCCAGGCAAATCATTCGTAA
- a CDS encoding F0F1 ATP synthase subunit B family protein — MQEIINQVGHLLLGSVPTLVLFILLVLAYQFLVQGPLSKTLAERRARTTGAVEEAHKAIAAAEAKTAEYGDKLRHARADVFRVREQRLQQWSQERDLALDKARKAAAQHVLEAKLGLEDEAAGSRKTLMAGADQLAEQVVRAVMPATAGGTR, encoded by the coding sequence ATGCAAGAAATCATCAATCAAGTCGGCCACTTACTGCTCGGATCTGTGCCTACACTGGTGCTTTTCATTCTGCTCGTGCTGGCCTATCAGTTCCTCGTGCAGGGACCGCTCTCGAAGACACTGGCCGAGCGCCGGGCGCGCACCACTGGCGCTGTCGAAGAGGCGCATAAGGCAATTGCCGCAGCAGAAGCGAAAACCGCCGAGTATGGCGATAAACTGCGCCACGCGCGTGCGGATGTGTTCCGGGTTCGCGAACAGCGGTTGCAGCAATGGTCGCAGGAACGCGATCTCGCGTTGGACAAAGCCCGCAAGGCGGCTGCCCAGCATGTGCTGGAAGCCAAACTTGGCCTGGAAGACGAGGCTGCTGGTTCTCGCAAGACACTGATGGCCGGTGCAGACCAGTTGGCTGAACAGGTGGTACGTGCGGTGATGCCGGCGACTGCCGGGGGTACCCGTTGA
- the atpC gene encoding ATP synthase F1 subunit epsilon, whose product MAEESKLRVRLVTPERILLEQYADAVELPAKTGYMEVLYGAAPLLAELGAGDVTLHGAGENTAPDADKRGKSDRYNVSWGFVEVLPDRVTILANDAILPSDIDATRAKEQLSRGQELWNQAGDSEEKYTEAERVINEAEAKLASVQSAGK is encoded by the coding sequence ATGGCGGAAGAAAGTAAATTACGGGTACGGCTGGTAACGCCTGAGCGTATTCTGCTGGAGCAGTATGCGGACGCGGTCGAACTGCCTGCGAAGACCGGCTACATGGAGGTGCTCTACGGAGCGGCTCCGTTGCTGGCTGAGCTGGGTGCGGGCGATGTGACGCTGCACGGTGCAGGAGAAAACACCGCTCCTGACGCGGACAAGAGGGGTAAGTCGGATCGTTATAACGTGAGCTGGGGTTTCGTGGAAGTATTGCCGGACCGGGTTACGATTCTGGCAAACGACGCGATTCTGCCTTCGGACATTGACGCGACGCGCGCCAAGGAACAGCTTTCACGAGGCCAGGAGCTTTGGAACCAGGCTGGCGATAGCGAAGAGAAATATACCGAGGCTGAGCGGGTAATCAACGAAGCTGAAGCCAAGTTGGCCAGTGTTCAGAGTGCGGGTAAATAG
- the atpD gene encoding F0F1 ATP synthase subunit beta, whose amino-acid sequence MAKNIGKVIQISGPAVDVQFEEVNMPPIYQALRVTSEGFTVPTPIDVILEVQQHLGEGRVRTVAMTATDGMVRGMNALDLGNQITAPVGRETLGRVLNVIGEPVDELGPVGEKKRMPIHRAAPAFDEQSTQEEMFETGIKVIDLIQPFLKGGKIGLFGGAGVGKTVVIMELINNVAKNHGGFSVFAGVGERTREGNDLWLEMSESGVITPGDPAKSKAALIYGQMTEPPGARLRVALTALTVAEHFRDEEGADTLLFIDNIFRFTQAGSEVSTLLGRMPSAVGYQPNLATEMGELQERITSTKKGSVTSVQAVYVPADDLTDPAPATTFAHLDATTVLSRPLSELGIYPAVDPLGSSSRILSARIVGQEHYDVAQGVKRILQRYKDLQDIIAILGIDELSDEDKITVMRARKVQKFLSQPFHVAEQFTGIPGRYCKIADTVRSFKEIIEGKHDDVPEQAFYMKGAIEEVLETAEKMKASA is encoded by the coding sequence ATGGCGAAGAACATTGGCAAGGTAATTCAGATTTCCGGTCCCGCGGTGGACGTGCAGTTTGAAGAAGTGAACATGCCGCCGATCTACCAGGCGTTGCGCGTGACGAGCGAAGGCTTCACTGTCCCGACTCCGATTGACGTGATCCTGGAGGTGCAGCAGCATCTTGGCGAGGGCCGTGTGCGTACGGTCGCCATGACAGCTACGGACGGCATGGTTCGCGGCATGAACGCGCTCGATCTGGGCAACCAGATTACGGCTCCAGTGGGCCGCGAGACGCTCGGCCGGGTGCTCAACGTGATTGGCGAGCCGGTGGACGAGCTCGGTCCCGTAGGCGAGAAGAAGCGCATGCCGATTCATCGCGCTGCTCCCGCGTTTGACGAGCAGTCGACTCAGGAAGAGATGTTCGAGACGGGCATCAAGGTCATCGATCTCATCCAGCCATTTTTGAAGGGCGGCAAGATCGGCCTCTTCGGTGGTGCGGGCGTCGGCAAGACGGTCGTTATCATGGAGCTTATCAACAACGTGGCGAAGAACCACGGTGGTTTCTCGGTATTTGCCGGCGTTGGAGAGCGTACCCGTGAGGGTAACGATCTCTGGCTGGAAATGTCCGAGTCGGGCGTTATCACTCCAGGTGATCCCGCGAAGTCCAAGGCCGCATTGATCTACGGCCAGATGACTGAGCCGCCAGGAGCGCGTCTGCGAGTGGCGCTTACTGCCCTGACCGTCGCTGAGCATTTCCGCGACGAAGAGGGTGCGGACACGCTGCTGTTCATCGACAACATCTTCCGCTTTACGCAGGCCGGTTCTGAAGTCTCGACGCTACTAGGCCGTATGCCTTCCGCCGTCGGATACCAGCCGAACCTTGCTACGGAAATGGGCGAGTTGCAAGAGCGTATCACTTCGACGAAGAAGGGTTCCGTCACGTCCGTGCAGGCTGTTTACGTGCCCGCTGACGATTTGACCGATCCTGCTCCGGCGACGACCTTTGCTCACCTGGATGCGACGACCGTGTTGAGCCGTCCTCTTTCGGAGCTGGGTATTTATCCCGCTGTCGATCCCCTGGGGTCGAGCTCGCGTATCCTCTCTGCGCGCATTGTCGGGCAGGAACATTACGATGTGGCGCAGGGCGTGAAGCGCATTCTGCAGCGCTACAAGGATCTGCAGGACATCATCGCGATTCTCGGCATCGACGAGTTGAGCGATGAAGACAAGATCACTGTTATGCGCGCTCGTAAGGTGCAGAAGTTCCTGTCGCAGCCGTTCCATGTGGCCGAGCAGTTTACCGGCATCCCCGGCCGCTATTGCAAGATTGCGGACACGGTGCGCTCGTTCAAGGAGATCATCGAGGGCAAGCATGATGATGTGCCGGAACAGGCCTTCTACATGAAGGGCGCCATTGAAGAAGTGCTTGAAACCGCAGAGAAGATGAAGGCGTCGGCTTAA
- a CDS encoding SH3 domain-containing protein, giving the protein MFLPAIFFLSGCTHFRHITHEYVYVAARQVYLRDRVAAVSNRVALVTNGEALEVVEHGRRFLKVKTSKGQIGWLEEHSVIDDKLYQQFQDLDKNHEKDPVVSTGQLRDELYLHVVPGRETPHFLLIAGSTQVQLLARGTVPRTQGAAPVPAAKPKTASVSSPTGKDQKSPSSQPNAAKPIVAAAPAATDTPAPVTAPAPAPVPMEDWWLVRDKQGHTGWLLANRVDVDIPDEVGAYAEGQRMVGAYPLAKVTDYVSASGIKDESRSRRKSAHKSAGHSSAGHSEDKTDTPDTADALVQKEITEYLTVLTPPRNGLPYDFDQVRVFTWSLNHHRYETAFRLHGIQGYFPIKFSQEMASGVSVPVFSFQIASGADVTIDADTGVARPANPRTIAFRLEGNMVKRTGADQAPIILTHASDNPAKANTAKKKKKR; this is encoded by the coding sequence GTGTTTTTGCCCGCGATTTTCTTCCTTTCAGGTTGTACGCATTTCCGCCATATAACGCATGAATATGTGTACGTCGCTGCGCGCCAGGTCTATCTTCGTGACCGCGTGGCAGCGGTTTCGAATCGCGTCGCTCTGGTCACCAATGGTGAGGCGCTTGAGGTTGTGGAGCATGGCCGGAGGTTCCTGAAAGTGAAGACTTCCAAGGGCCAGATCGGCTGGCTTGAGGAGCACTCAGTCATCGATGACAAACTCTATCAACAGTTCCAGGATCTCGACAAAAATCATGAGAAAGACCCCGTTGTATCCACGGGGCAGCTTCGCGATGAACTCTATCTGCATGTGGTTCCGGGGCGGGAGACGCCGCATTTTCTGTTGATTGCAGGCAGCACACAGGTCCAGTTGCTGGCGCGAGGAACCGTCCCCAGAACGCAGGGCGCTGCGCCGGTGCCTGCTGCCAAGCCCAAAACTGCATCGGTTTCATCGCCGACCGGTAAGGACCAGAAGAGCCCCAGCAGCCAGCCGAATGCTGCTAAACCGATCGTTGCCGCTGCTCCTGCCGCTACGGATACACCTGCGCCTGTTACGGCTCCTGCGCCAGCGCCGGTGCCGATGGAGGACTGGTGGCTGGTTCGCGATAAACAGGGCCATACCGGTTGGTTACTCGCCAATCGTGTAGATGTGGATATTCCTGACGAGGTGGGCGCTTACGCCGAAGGGCAGCGCATGGTTGGCGCGTATCCGCTGGCCAAAGTTACAGACTATGTAAGCGCGTCCGGAATCAAGGATGAGAGCCGCAGCAGACGTAAATCTGCACATAAATCGGCTGGTCATTCATCGGCTGGTCATTCAGAAGATAAGACCGACACTCCCGATACTGCCGACGCCCTGGTTCAAAAAGAGATTACGGAGTACCTTACGGTGTTGACGCCTCCCCGTAACGGGCTGCCATATGACTTTGATCAGGTGCGCGTCTTCACATGGAGCCTGAATCATCATCGTTATGAGACGGCGTTTCGGCTGCATGGAATCCAGGGATATTTCCCGATCAAGTTTTCTCAGGAGATGGCCAGTGGCGTTTCTGTGCCGGTCTTCAGCTTCCAGATTGCCAGTGGTGCGGATGTCACTATTGATGCCGATACTGGCGTAGCGCGCCCAGCAAATCCGCGTACGATTGCGTTTCGTCTGGAGGGAAATATGGTGAAGCGAACCGGTGCGGATCAGGCGCCGATTATTCTTACGCACGCTTCGGATAACCCTGCCAAGGCTAATACCGCCAAGAAAAAGAAGAAACGATAG
- a CDS encoding ATP synthase F0 subunit B produces MIGLSFGVLAAPAALLAQGDPAPASEIQPASTDAKPHEGFVARQEKKEEAIDIQQYRHSATVLWVSKTLHTDLETTAKGFEYINFGILVLAIAIPLIKIVPRILKKRTAKLGFDLEVAKSMTEDANRRLSEVETRLSGLDAEIDSIRKQVEADIKNDEVRIKSSIEEESARIVAAAEQEIVMAGVQAQRGLRQFAADLAVDRALSQLTLNAETDRALIAEFAHDVTGKHGKRGQN; encoded by the coding sequence TTGATTGGCCTTTCTTTCGGAGTGCTGGCTGCTCCGGCGGCATTGTTGGCCCAAGGGGACCCGGCTCCCGCTTCTGAAATTCAGCCTGCTTCGACGGATGCAAAGCCTCACGAAGGTTTCGTCGCGAGACAGGAAAAGAAAGAAGAAGCGATCGACATTCAGCAATACCGACATTCGGCTACTGTACTCTGGGTTTCGAAGACGCTCCACACCGATCTGGAGACGACGGCCAAAGGCTTTGAATACATCAACTTTGGCATTCTGGTGTTGGCGATTGCCATTCCTCTCATCAAGATCGTGCCCAGAATTTTGAAGAAGCGCACTGCCAAGCTGGGTTTTGATCTCGAAGTGGCAAAGTCGATGACGGAAGACGCAAACCGCCGCCTGAGCGAGGTTGAGACGAGGCTGTCCGGGTTGGACGCGGAAATCGACTCGATTCGCAAGCAGGTTGAGGCGGATATCAAGAACGACGAAGTGCGGATCAAATCTTCCATTGAGGAAGAAAGCGCGCGCATTGTGGCAGCCGCCGAGCAGGAGATAGTGATGGCTGGCGTGCAGGCGCAGCGGGGACTGCGGCAGTTTGCAGCGGACCTGGCGGTGGATCGCGCGTTGAGCCAGTTGACGCTGAATGCCGAGACGGATCGAGCGCTGATTGCTGAGTTTGCGCATGATGTTACAGGCAAGCATGGCAAGAGAGGACAGAACTAA
- the atpH gene encoding ATP synthase F1 subunit delta, which translates to MTLFVSRYAKAFADVVAEFHLDVADVDKQLKDFLATWDESAELREVFEDPSVPAEQKIAALDKMKGHLHLAPQVRNLLAVLIHNDRIGAIHDVVAEYHRELQLRLGIHQAEITTARKLTAEDKESLLKYVAELAKGQVEATFKLDESILGGVVVRIGSTVYDGSMLGRVERLKEELSK; encoded by the coding sequence ATGACGCTCTTTGTTTCACGCTATGCGAAGGCTTTTGCGGATGTGGTCGCTGAGTTCCATCTTGACGTTGCCGATGTTGATAAGCAGTTGAAGGATTTTCTGGCGACCTGGGACGAGAGTGCCGAGTTGCGCGAAGTATTCGAGGATCCTTCGGTTCCGGCTGAGCAGAAAATTGCTGCGCTGGACAAGATGAAGGGCCATCTTCACTTGGCTCCGCAAGTGCGAAATCTGCTGGCGGTATTGATTCACAACGACCGCATCGGCGCGATTCATGATGTGGTAGCGGAGTATCACCGGGAATTGCAGTTGCGGCTTGGGATTCATCAGGCGGAGATTACAACTGCGCGCAAGCTGACTGCTGAGGATAAGGAATCGCTGTTGAAGTATGTGGCAGAGTTGGCAAAGGGCCAAGTCGAGGCGACCTTCAAGTTGGATGAGTCGATTCTTGGCGGGGTCGTAGTGCGGATTGGTTCGACAGTGTATGACGGCTCTATGCTCGGACGGGTTGAGCGGTTGAAGGAAGAGTTGAGTAAGTAA
- the hflX gene encoding GTPase HflX: protein MSYRDGRDSIPSSSRQRQERAVLVGVDLSSHSKVRRPGAEGAKAASRLTAESTHEFSNELETGSDSLVLSDPALSDSALGISTDLNVDASLAEFSELVESAGAIVVGRTLQRRSRPDPATLIGAGKVEEIAGIAAANNADLVLFDHNLSPTQLRNLEDALPCAVLDRTQLILDIFARHARTREGQLQVELAQLEYMLPRLAGRGKSMSQLGGGIGTRGPGETKLETDRRAIQKRLVHLRGELDSVRRIRRQQRQRRESAPVPTVALVGYTNAGKSTLFNRLTGAGVLASSRMFATLDPKLRALELPSRRRILLSDTVGFIRNLPHTLVTSFRATLEEVERAEVLLHIRDAASPYGDEQKSQVEKVLGELEVLNKPRIEVLNKIDLLTAEERAGLEHRGIVTVSAYTGDGLEGLLKAIDDALVADPLVDAELVVPQADGAALAAIEAGMVISQRSFEGETVHLSVRGPASLVARIRQGLEKQEIGSGE from the coding sequence GTGTCATACCGCGATGGTCGCGACTCTATTCCTTCCTCGTCCCGCCAGCGGCAGGAGCGGGCGGTGCTCGTAGGCGTGGATTTGTCCAGCCACAGCAAGGTCCGCCGCCCTGGAGCTGAGGGTGCGAAGGCGGCTTCGCGCCTGACCGCCGAATCCACTCACGAGTTCAGTAATGAGTTGGAGACCGGCTCCGATTCACTGGTACTTTCCGATCCAGCACTTTCCGATTCTGCTCTGGGCATCTCGACGGATCTTAACGTGGATGCTTCGCTGGCGGAGTTCTCTGAACTGGTAGAGAGTGCCGGGGCGATCGTGGTAGGACGCACGTTACAACGGCGCAGCAGGCCTGATCCGGCGACTCTGATCGGTGCGGGCAAAGTGGAAGAGATTGCCGGTATTGCTGCCGCGAACAACGCCGACCTGGTGTTGTTCGATCACAATCTTTCGCCGACACAGTTGCGCAATCTTGAAGACGCGTTGCCATGTGCGGTGCTGGACCGGACACAGTTGATCCTCGATATTTTTGCCCGGCATGCACGAACCCGCGAAGGGCAGTTGCAGGTCGAGCTGGCGCAGCTTGAGTACATGCTCCCACGGCTTGCCGGACGTGGAAAGTCGATGTCCCAGCTAGGCGGCGGCATTGGCACACGCGGACCGGGTGAAACCAAGCTGGAGACGGACCGCCGTGCGATTCAAAAGCGGCTGGTGCATCTGCGTGGTGAGCTGGATTCGGTTCGCAGGATTCGACGGCAACAGCGGCAGCGGCGGGAGTCAGCGCCGGTGCCGACGGTTGCCCTGGTGGGCTATACGAACGCGGGCAAGAGCACCTTGTTCAACCGGTTGACGGGCGCGGGCGTGCTGGCTTCTTCGCGAATGTTTGCGACTCTGGACCCCAAGCTGCGCGCGTTGGAGCTGCCGAGCCGGAGGAGGATTCTGCTTTCGGACACGGTAGGTTTTATTCGCAATCTGCCGCATACGCTGGTGACGAGCTTCCGCGCGACGCTGGAAGAGGTTGAGCGAGCCGAGGTTCTGCTGCATATTCGCGATGCGGCTTCGCCATACGGGGACGAGCAGAAATCCCAGGTGGAAAAGGTTTTGGGTGAGTTGGAAGTGCTGAACAAGCCACGTATCGAAGTGTTGAACAAGATCGATCTGCTCACTGCTGAAGAGCGCGCAGGGCTGGAGCACCGAGGAATCGTGACCGTCTCGGCATACACCGGCGATGGGCTGGAAGGATTGCTCAAAGCGATCGACGATGCCCTGGTGGCAGATCCGCTGGTCGATGCCGAACTTGTGGTGCCGCAGGCGGATGGCGCGGCCCTGGCGGCAATTGAGGCGGGGATGGTGATCAGTCAGCGGTCGTTTGAGGGCGAGACTGTGCACCTGTCAGTGCGTGGACCGGCGTCGCTGGTGGCACGGATAAGGCAGGGGTTGGAGAAGCAGGAAATCGGGAGCGGAGAATAG
- the atpA gene encoding F0F1 ATP synthase subunit alpha, producing MAQIKADEISQILRDQIANYDSKVKVDEVGTIISLGDGIARIHGLDKVMAGELLAFPHGIAGLAMSLEEDQVGAVLLGDYTELSEGNEVKRTGKILNVPVGEAMIGRVVNALGAPIDGKGPIATKDTLPVERLAPGIIDREPVREPMATGIKAIDAMIPIGRGQRELIIGDRQTGKTAVVLDTIINSAKNNLICIYCAIGQKRSSIAQVVQTLTEAGAMGHTIIVAASASEPAPLLYLAPYAATAMGEFFRDSGRHALVIYDDLSKHAMAYREISLLLRRPPGREAYPGDVFYLHSRLLERSAKMSEKNGAGSLTALPVVETQAGDVSAYIPTNVISITDGQIFLETDLFNSGIRPAVNVGLSVSRVGFSAAIKAVKQVGSTLKLDLAQYRELAAFAQFGSDLDPLTQKQLSRGQRLTELLKQPQFQPLTWPQQVVILFAGTQGYLDQFAVTDIRAFEDGLYSYLESAQSALMSDLEKKKQLDDDIKKRLHDALKEYSENFKATLLDKKKS from the coding sequence ATGGCTCAGATCAAAGCAGACGAAATTTCGCAGATCCTCCGCGACCAAATCGCGAATTACGACTCGAAAGTAAAAGTCGATGAGGTTGGCACCATCATTTCGCTTGGCGATGGTATCGCCCGCATTCACGGCCTGGACAAGGTTATGGCTGGCGAGCTGCTGGCTTTTCCGCATGGCATTGCCGGACTGGCGATGAGCCTTGAAGAGGACCAGGTCGGCGCGGTCCTTTTGGGCGATTACACGGAGTTATCCGAAGGCAACGAGGTCAAGCGCACAGGGAAGATTCTTAATGTTCCCGTGGGTGAGGCGATGATTGGCCGCGTGGTGAATGCTCTCGGTGCGCCGATCGACGGCAAGGGACCGATTGCGACCAAGGACACGTTGCCGGTAGAGCGACTGGCTCCTGGCATCATTGACCGCGAGCCGGTGCGTGAGCCAATGGCGACGGGTATCAAGGCGATTGACGCTATGATTCCGATTGGCCGTGGACAGCGCGAGCTGATCATTGGCGACCGCCAGACGGGTAAGACGGCCGTAGTTCTCGACACGATTATCAACTCGGCAAAGAACAACCTGATCTGCATTTATTGCGCGATCGGTCAGAAGCGGTCTTCGATTGCCCAGGTTGTGCAGACACTGACCGAAGCTGGCGCGATGGGACACACGATCATCGTGGCTGCATCGGCTTCCGAACCTGCCCCACTGCTGTATCTGGCTCCCTATGCGGCGACGGCGATGGGCGAGTTCTTCCGTGATTCGGGTCGGCATGCGCTGGTGATTTACGACGATCTCTCGAAGCACGCAATGGCTTATCGCGAAATCTCATTGCTGCTGCGCCGTCCTCCAGGCCGCGAAGCGTATCCGGGCGACGTGTTCTATCTCCACTCGCGTCTGCTGGAGCGTTCGGCGAAGATGAGTGAGAAGAATGGAGCTGGTTCACTTACAGCTCTGCCGGTTGTTGAGACGCAGGCGGGCGACGTTTCGGCGTACATCCCGACCAATGTGATTTCGATTACGGACGGTCAGATCTTCCTTGAAACAGATCTGTTCAACTCGGGTATCCGCCCGGCGGTAAACGTGGGCCTGTCGGTCAGCCGCGTTGGATTCTCCGCGGCGATCAAGGCCGTGAAGCAGGTTGGTTCGACGCTGAAGCTGGATCTGGCGCAGTATCGCGAATTGGCCGCATTTGCGCAGTTTGGTTCAGATCTCGATCCACTGACGCAGAAGCAGTTGAGCCGTGGACAGCGCTTGACTGAACTGCTGAAGCAGCCCCAGTTCCAGCCGCTGACCTGGCCTCAGCAGGTGGTGATTTTGTTTGCCGGTACACAAGGTTATCTGGATCAGTTTGCAGTCACCGACATTCGCGCATTTGAGGATGGGCTATACAGCTATCTTGAGTCTGCGCAAAGCGCGTTGATGAGCGATCTTGAAAAGAAGAAGCAGCTCGATGACGACATCAAAAAGCGGTTGCATGATGCGTTGAAGGAGTATTCGGAAAACTTCAAGGCCACGCTCTTAGACAAGAAGAAATCGTAG
- a CDS encoding DegT/DnrJ/EryC1/StrS family aminotransferase — MLDLSRQYTPIHDELLAAMGHVLETRQFILGNPVANFEAAAAEHLGVSHAVGCSSGTDALWLALAAANIGPGTAVITTPFSFFASVSSILRAGATPLLSDIDPVSFNLDPDRAENLLQQSQAVPVRALLPVHLYGQCAPWSAFAALGKTYELALIEDAAQAWGARSDGERAGALGDLAAFSFYPTKNLSAAGDAGMVTTNNPELAERLKMLRQHGMRERYHHDEVGWNARMDGFQGAILQVKLKYISEWNEKRHQAAARYHELFAAAGLAESGIYPKNGVILPRELSGSHHVWHQYVIRTPRRDELRDFLTAQQIGSEIYYPVPLHRQKALESLGYAEGSFPEAERAAKEVLALPIFPEIRPDEQERVVSAIAEFLS; from the coding sequence ATGCTCGATTTGTCCCGCCAGTACACTCCTATCCACGACGAACTTCTCGCCGCAATGGGCCACGTGCTGGAAACAAGACAATTCATTCTCGGCAATCCCGTAGCAAATTTCGAGGCTGCGGCAGCGGAGCATCTTGGAGTCAGCCATGCTGTCGGCTGTTCTTCCGGAACGGATGCCCTCTGGTTGGCTTTAGCTGCAGCAAATATTGGACCGGGCACTGCCGTCATCACCACACCTTTCAGCTTCTTCGCCTCTGTCAGTTCTATCTTGCGCGCCGGCGCTACTCCTTTGCTGTCCGATATTGATCCGGTTTCCTTCAATTTGGATCCAGATCGCGCAGAAAATCTACTTCAACAGTCTCAGGCAGTGCCCGTCCGCGCCCTGCTGCCGGTCCACCTCTACGGCCAGTGTGCGCCATGGTCCGCCTTCGCCGCTCTGGGCAAAACCTACGAGCTCGCGTTGATTGAAGACGCAGCCCAGGCATGGGGCGCTCGCTCTGACGGAGAACGCGCCGGAGCCCTCGGCGACTTGGCTGCCTTCAGCTTCTATCCCACCAAGAACCTGAGTGCTGCCGGGGATGCGGGCATGGTCACAACCAACAATCCAGAGTTGGCCGAACGCCTCAAAATGCTGCGCCAGCATGGAATGCGCGAACGCTACCATCATGACGAAGTCGGCTGGAATGCGCGCATGGATGGCTTCCAAGGCGCAATCCTGCAGGTAAAACTCAAATACATTTCAGAGTGGAACGAGAAGCGCCATCAGGCCGCTGCCCGCTATCACGAACTCTTTGCAGCTGCCGGACTGGCAGAATCGGGCATCTATCCCAAAAACGGCGTGATTCTTCCCAGGGAACTCTCGGGCAGCCATCACGTCTGGCATCAGTACGTCATCCGCACCCCACGCCGCGACGAACTGCGGGATTTCCTGACCGCCCAACAGATTGGCAGCGAGATTTACTATCCCGTTCCGCTGCACCGGCAAAAAGCGCTGGAGTCGCTCGGCTATGCCGAAGGCAGTTTCCCCGAAGCCGAACGCGCCGCGAAAGAAGTTCTCGCACTCCCCATCTTCCCCGAAATTCGCCCGGACGAGCAGGAGCGCGTAGTCTCCGCAATCGCTGAATTCCTCAGTTAG